The following proteins are co-located in the Vallicoccus soli genome:
- a CDS encoding aspartate-semialdehyde dehydrogenase: MSARDDRPTLAVVGATGAVGTVMLDILSTREDVWGEIRLLASPRSAGRRLTVRGEQVEVQAISPEAFDGVDVAMFDVPDDVSAEWAPVAASRGAVAVDNSGAFRMDDDVPLVVPEVNAAAARTRPRGIISNPNCTTLSMIVAMGALHRTYGLRELVVASYQAASGAGQAGIDTLHDQIAKVAADRELGTRAGDVRRAVGDLGPFPAPLALNVVPWAGSLKDGGWSSEELKVRNESRKILGLPDLRVNATCVRVPVVTTHSLAVHATFEREVSQHEAQAVLRDAAGVVLCDDPAAYEFPTPADAVGTDPTWVGRVRRSLDDPHSLDLFLCGDNLRKGAALNTAQIAEVVAAELTEGR, translated from the coding sequence ATGAGCGCGCGCGACGACCGCCCCACCCTCGCCGTGGTCGGCGCCACCGGCGCCGTCGGCACGGTGATGCTCGACATCCTGTCCACCCGCGAGGACGTGTGGGGCGAGATCCGCCTGCTGGCCTCCCCGCGCTCCGCGGGGCGCCGCCTCACGGTGCGCGGCGAGCAGGTCGAGGTGCAGGCGATCAGCCCCGAGGCGTTCGACGGCGTCGACGTGGCGATGTTCGACGTGCCCGACGACGTGTCCGCCGAGTGGGCGCCGGTCGCGGCGTCGCGCGGCGCCGTCGCTGTCGACAACTCCGGCGCGTTCCGGATGGACGACGACGTGCCCCTCGTCGTGCCCGAGGTCAACGCCGCGGCGGCGCGCACCCGCCCGCGCGGGATCATCAGCAACCCCAACTGCACCACGCTGTCGATGATCGTCGCCATGGGCGCGCTGCACCGCACGTACGGCCTGCGCGAGCTGGTCGTCGCGTCGTACCAGGCGGCCTCCGGCGCCGGCCAGGCCGGCATCGACACCCTGCACGACCAGATCGCCAAGGTGGCCGCCGACCGCGAGCTCGGCACCCGGGCCGGCGACGTGCGCCGCGCCGTCGGCGACCTCGGGCCGTTCCCGGCGCCGCTCGCGCTCAACGTCGTGCCGTGGGCCGGCTCCCTCAAGGACGGCGGCTGGTCCTCCGAGGAGCTCAAGGTCCGCAACGAGTCGCGCAAGATCCTCGGCCTGCCGGACCTCCGGGTGAACGCCACCTGCGTGCGCGTACCCGTCGTGACCACGCACTCGCTCGCCGTCCACGCGACGTTCGAGCGCGAGGTGTCGCAGCACGAGGCCCAGGCCGTGCTGCGCGACGCCGCCGGCGTGGTGCTCTGCGACGACCCCGCGGCGTACGAGTTCCCCACCCCCGCCGACGCCGTCGGCACCGACCCCACCTGGGTCGGCCGGGTCCGCCGCTCGCTGGACGACCCGCACTCGCTCGACCTGTTCCTCTGCGGCGACAACCTGCGCAAGGGCGCCGCGCTCAACACCGCGCAGATCGCCGAGGTCGTCGCGGCGGAGCTGACCGAGGGGCGCTGA
- a CDS encoding formate/nitrite transporter family protein, whose translation MSDPTTAQRRDIGETDGPMEDQLEQAFERLVGEGVQRLHRPWREVLVTGFFGGTEVAFGVLALVAVREATGSALLAGLAFSVGFLALLLGKSELFTEGFLVPVTTVAAGRASAAQLGKLWSGTLLANLAGGWLIMWLVVTAFPDLRARTVESAAHFATAPLSPETFALAVLAGAAITLMTRMQHGTDEMVGKIAAAVAGAFLLAGLEMFHSILDSLLIFGALHTGEAPFGYGAWLGWFWWTTLGNVVGGLGLVTLLRLVRSKDRLLQERRAVAAEG comes from the coding sequence ATGAGCGACCCGACCACCGCCCAGCGCCGGGACATCGGCGAGACCGACGGGCCGATGGAGGACCAGCTCGAGCAGGCCTTCGAGCGGCTGGTCGGCGAGGGCGTGCAGCGCCTGCACCGGCCGTGGCGCGAGGTCCTCGTCACCGGCTTCTTCGGCGGCACCGAGGTGGCGTTCGGGGTGCTGGCCCTCGTCGCGGTGCGCGAGGCGACGGGCAGCGCGCTGCTGGCGGGGCTGGCGTTCAGCGTCGGCTTCCTCGCCCTGCTGCTCGGCAAGAGCGAGCTGTTCACCGAGGGCTTCCTCGTGCCGGTCACCACCGTCGCGGCGGGCCGGGCGAGCGCGGCGCAGCTCGGCAAGCTCTGGTCCGGCACGCTGCTGGCCAACCTCGCCGGCGGCTGGCTCATCATGTGGCTCGTCGTGACGGCGTTCCCCGACCTGCGCGCGCGCACCGTCGAGTCCGCGGCGCACTTCGCGACCGCGCCGCTGTCCCCGGAGACCTTCGCCCTCGCGGTGCTCGCCGGCGCGGCCATCACGCTCATGACCCGCATGCAGCACGGCACCGACGAGATGGTCGGCAAGATCGCGGCGGCCGTCGCGGGGGCGTTCCTGCTGGCCGGGCTGGAGATGTTCCACAGCATCCTCGACTCGCTGCTGATCTTCGGCGCCCTGCACACCGGCGAGGCCCCCTTCGGGTACGGCGCCTGGCTCGGCTGGTTCTGGTGGACCACCCTCGGCAACGTGGTGGGCGGGCTCGGGCTGGTCACGCTGCTGCGCCTCGTCCGGTCCAAGGACCGGCTCCTGCAGGAGCGGCGGGCGGTGGCCGCGGAGGGCTGA
- a CDS encoding GGDEF domain-containing protein, with the protein MGLRQELEPRDRASAARAGAAFALAGAAVLGVATAASPAFTGGSTLGLVTTLAMAAVLVVLGVVALRAPDRLPRLFWAGVPTVVVVVTLVLDLVTRDASAGGQVFLCWPVLYAAYELRPRLAYAVLLEVVLADALVVLLLLPLERALSDLAAVAATLTVVCLLLVRARDREERLNAELRRQAAVDPLTGLATRRVLDEAARCALDAGASAQETALVLVDVDEFKAVNDAWGHPGGDAVLVHVAAVLRGCCREGATVARLGGDELAVLLPGCGLAVASEVAERFVRAVRAAPAPLPEGGHAPVTVSVGVAVRPRDATDLRGLYAAADAALYEAKRAGRDRVRLAGGPASPAAAPPEPAPVG; encoded by the coding sequence ATGGGCCTGCGCCAGGAGCTGGAGCCGCGGGACCGCGCCTCCGCGGCGCGGGCCGGGGCGGCCTTCGCGCTGGCTGGCGCCGCCGTGCTGGGGGTGGCGACGGCCGCCTCGCCCGCCTTCACCGGGGGCAGCACGCTCGGCCTGGTGACGACGCTGGCCATGGCCGCGGTGCTCGTGGTCCTCGGGGTCGTCGCGCTGCGGGCGCCGGACCGCCTGCCGCGGCTGTTCTGGGCCGGGGTCCCGACGGTCGTCGTCGTCGTCACGCTCGTGCTCGACCTGGTGACGCGCGACGCGAGCGCCGGCGGGCAGGTCTTCCTGTGCTGGCCGGTGCTCTACGCCGCGTACGAGCTGCGCCCCCGCCTCGCCTACGCCGTCCTGCTCGAGGTGGTGCTCGCCGACGCGCTCGTCGTGCTGCTCCTGCTGCCGCTGGAGCGCGCGCTGAGCGACCTGGCGGCCGTCGCGGCCACGCTGACCGTCGTCTGCCTCCTGCTCGTGCGCGCCCGGGACCGGGAGGAGCGCCTCAACGCCGAGCTGCGGCGCCAGGCCGCCGTCGACCCGCTGACCGGCCTGGCGACCCGCCGGGTCCTCGACGAGGCCGCACGCTGCGCGCTCGACGCCGGGGCGAGCGCGCAGGAGACCGCGCTCGTGCTCGTCGACGTCGACGAGTTCAAGGCGGTGAACGACGCCTGGGGCCACCCGGGCGGGGACGCGGTGCTCGTGCACGTGGCCGCGGTGCTGCGCGGCTGCTGCCGCGAGGGGGCCACGGTCGCGCGCCTCGGCGGGGACGAGCTCGCGGTCCTGCTGCCCGGCTGCGGGCTGGCCGTCGCCTCCGAGGTCGCGGAGCGGTTCGTCCGCGCGGTCCGGGCGGCCCCGGCCCCGCTCCCCGAGGGCGGGCACGCGCCGGTCACCGTGAGCGTCGGGGTGGCGGTGCGCCCCCGGGACGCCACCGACCTGCGGGGGCTGTACGCCGCGGCGGACGCGGCGCTCTACGAGGCCAAGCGCGCCGGGCGCGACCGGGTCCGCCTCGCCGGCGGGCCGGCCTCCCCCGCCGCGGCCCCGCCGGAGCCCGCCCCCGTCGGGTAG
- the pta gene encoding phosphate acetyltransferase, which translates to MPQTLLVVPTGHGVGLTAACLGLVRALDRLGVRVGFTKPIAQPRPGEPAGPERSTALVRLATALTPPEPLPLEHVEARLSEGAVDDLMEDVVGAAEEVLAAHDVVVVEGMVPGPTLVYSTRVNLAMAKALDAKVVLVGAPGPHTGGDVEDLVEAMAIAAGSYASGEDARVVGCIANRLPDVSPPAVAALRESLALHGLPLVGHVADDPELARVRVLDVARALGAQVLHPGEQEARRVADVSVCARGVPGVLDVFTEDRLLVSSGDRDDVTMAACLAASNGTRLAGLLLTNEVPHPEVWALTESARATGLPVLFTPRSTYETATLVHDIDPEIPVDDAERAGSVMQSVADGIDEEWLRGVATAAPVKRRLSPAAFRYRIVKLAQQADRRIVLPEGTEPRTVQAAAVCAQRGIARPVLLAGPDEARAVPEGVTVLDPESLVEQYVAPLVELRRHKGMTEDMAREQLADTVVLGTMMLAQGDVDGLVSGAVHTTAATVRPALQLVKTAPGAALVSSVFFMCLPDEVVVYGDCAINPNPTAEQLADIALQSAGSAEAFGIEPRVAMLSYSTGTSGAGSDVEKVAEATRIARERAPGLAIDGPLQYDAAAIASVGRTKRPGSPVAGRANVFVFPDLNTGNTTYKAVQRGADVVSVGPMLQGLAKPVNDLSRGALVEDIVYTIALTAIQASRA; encoded by the coding sequence GTGCCCCAGACGCTGCTCGTCGTCCCCACCGGCCACGGGGTCGGGCTGACCGCCGCCTGCCTGGGCCTCGTGCGCGCCCTCGACCGGCTGGGGGTGCGCGTCGGCTTCACCAAGCCGATCGCGCAGCCCCGCCCCGGCGAGCCCGCGGGCCCCGAGCGCTCGACGGCCCTCGTCCGGCTCGCCACCGCCCTCACCCCGCCCGAGCCGCTGCCGCTGGAGCACGTCGAGGCGCGGCTGTCCGAGGGCGCCGTCGACGACCTCATGGAGGACGTCGTCGGCGCCGCGGAGGAGGTCCTCGCGGCGCACGACGTCGTGGTCGTGGAGGGCATGGTGCCGGGCCCGACCCTCGTCTACTCGACCCGCGTCAACCTCGCGATGGCCAAGGCGCTGGACGCCAAGGTGGTCCTGGTCGGCGCACCGGGCCCGCACACCGGCGGCGACGTGGAGGACCTGGTCGAGGCGATGGCGATCGCCGCGGGGTCGTACGCGAGCGGCGAGGACGCCCGCGTCGTCGGCTGCATCGCCAACCGCCTGCCCGACGTGTCCCCGCCGGCGGTGGCCGCGCTGCGCGAGTCGCTCGCGCTGCACGGCCTGCCGCTCGTCGGGCACGTCGCCGACGACCCCGAGCTGGCCCGCGTCCGCGTGCTCGACGTCGCGCGGGCGCTGGGGGCCCAGGTGCTGCACCCGGGCGAGCAGGAGGCGCGGCGCGTCGCGGACGTCTCGGTGTGCGCCCGCGGCGTGCCGGGGGTGCTCGACGTCTTCACCGAGGACCGGCTGCTCGTCTCCTCCGGGGACCGCGACGACGTGACGATGGCCGCCTGCCTCGCCGCGTCCAACGGCACCCGCCTCGCCGGGCTGCTGCTGACCAACGAGGTGCCCCACCCCGAGGTCTGGGCGCTCACCGAGTCGGCCCGGGCGACCGGCCTGCCGGTCCTCTTCACGCCCCGCTCGACGTACGAGACCGCCACCCTCGTCCACGACATCGACCCGGAGATCCCGGTCGACGACGCGGAGCGCGCCGGGTCGGTCATGCAGTCGGTCGCCGACGGCATCGACGAGGAGTGGCTGCGCGGGGTCGCCACGGCCGCGCCGGTGAAGCGGCGCCTGTCCCCCGCGGCGTTCCGCTACCGCATCGTCAAGCTGGCCCAGCAGGCCGACAGGAGGATCGTGCTCCCCGAGGGCACCGAGCCGCGCACCGTGCAGGCCGCGGCCGTCTGCGCGCAGCGCGGCATCGCCCGCCCGGTCCTGCTCGCGGGCCCGGACGAGGCGCGGGCGGTGCCGGAGGGCGTCACGGTCCTCGACCCGGAGTCCCTCGTCGAGCAGTACGTCGCCCCTCTGGTCGAGCTGCGCCGTCACAAGGGCATGACCGAGGACATGGCGCGCGAGCAGCTCGCGGACACGGTGGTGCTCGGCACGATGATGCTCGCGCAGGGCGACGTCGACGGGCTCGTGAGCGGTGCGGTGCACACGACGGCGGCGACCGTGCGGCCCGCGCTGCAGCTCGTGAAGACCGCGCCGGGCGCCGCGCTGGTGTCGTCGGTGTTCTTCATGTGCCTGCCCGACGAGGTCGTCGTCTACGGCGACTGCGCGATCAACCCCAACCCGACGGCCGAGCAGCTCGCCGACATCGCGCTGCAGAGCGCCGGCTCCGCCGAGGCGTTCGGCATCGAGCCACGGGTCGCGATGCTCTCGTACTCGACCGGCACGTCGGGGGCGGGCTCGGACGTGGAGAAGGTCGCCGAGGCCACCCGCATCGCCCGCGAGCGCGCGCCGGGGCTCGCGATCGACGGCCCGCTGCAGTACGACGCGGCGGCCATCGCCTCGGTCGGGCGGACCAAGCGGCCCGGCAGCCCGGTGGCGGGGCGGGCGAACGTGTTCGTCTTCCCGGACCTCAACACCGGCAACACGACGTACAAGGCGGTGCAGCGCGGCGCGGACGTGGTGTCCGTCGGGCCGATGCTGCAGGGCCTGGCCAAGCCGGTGAACGACCTGAGCCGCGGCGCGCTCGTCGAGGACATCGTCTACACGATCGCGCTGACCGCCATCCAGGCCAGCCGCGCCTGA
- a CDS encoding NUDIX domain-containing protein, whose protein sequence is MRPARRSAGLLLHRGEGASLEVLVGHMGGPYWARKDAGGWSVPKGEHGPDEEPLAAAAREFTEELGLPAPDLAAAVPLGEVRQSSGKVVAVWAVAADLDPASVVPGTFSLEWPPRSGRVQEFPELDRVAWLAPDAARAALVAYQRPFVDRLEALLR, encoded by the coding sequence GTGAGGCCCGCGCGCCGCAGCGCCGGCCTGCTGCTGCACCGCGGCGAGGGGGCCTCGCTCGAGGTGCTCGTCGGGCACATGGGCGGGCCGTACTGGGCGCGCAAGGACGCCGGCGGCTGGTCGGTCCCCAAGGGCGAGCACGGCCCGGACGAGGAGCCGCTCGCCGCGGCGGCCCGTGAGTTCACCGAGGAGCTGGGGCTCCCCGCCCCCGACCTCGCCGCGGCCGTGCCGCTCGGCGAGGTGCGCCAGTCCTCCGGGAAGGTCGTGGCGGTGTGGGCGGTCGCCGCGGACCTCGACCCGGCCTCCGTGGTGCCGGGGACCTTCAGCCTCGAGTGGCCGCCGCGCTCCGGACGGGTGCAGGAGTTCCCGGAGCTCGACCGGGTCGCCTGGCTCGCCCCCGACGCGGCGCGCGCGGCGCTCGTCGCGTACCAGCGCCCGTTCGTCGACCGGCTCGAGGCGCTGCTGCGCTGA